The sequence TTCGGGCTGGAGAACCTCAACGCGGTCACGCCCTATTTCGAGAACCCGGTCGATGATTCCCAGAGGGCTGGTAACCGGATGGTCGATCATTTCTCCGAATCGATCCGCCTCATCCGTGGAAAGTTGCTTCCCGCCGGGATCCCGGCAATCCTGCTGACGGCCGGGATCTTCCCCCTCGAGCCGGAGCTGTGGCGCGACTGCCACCGGAAGCTGGTCGCCGGTTCAGAGAACCACCGTATGGTGATCGCCGAAGGGAATCACCATGACATCGTGCAGGAGAA is a genomic window of Acidobacteriota bacterium containing:
- a CDS encoding alpha/beta fold hydrolase, yielding WGKSELGPEKFNAGDEAAALKKCLELMGYEDKLVVAGLSYGGFLIQVFAHQYPELVSGMVLIDPMNVFFVDEFGLENLNAVTPYFENPVDDSQRAGNRMVDHFSESIRLIRGKLLPAGIPAILLTAGIFPLEPELWRDCHRKLVAGSENHRMVIAEGNHHDIVQENPDLVIETITELIDQIR